DNA from Plasmodium cynomolgi strain B DNA, chromosome 12, whole genome shotgun sequence:
AAGATGATCGCCCCATTTTTCTACACTTCGATAGTTACACACCTCGTGGAAAGGGGATGcaccttcctcctccccctcgcaCTCCCTCTGTTCATAACTTAGCTCAGTCCTGACGTACGAGTCGTCTATATTTGTGttgtccccatttttggCATCCCATTGAGGACACACAGCATtatatttccccccttttctaTTTGTGTTGACTCCCTTTGGGGCTAACACCGTGTCAAACAAATTCACTTTGTCCTCCAAAATGGTACTGTCATAGGTGATGCGTTGAGAAAAATTCATGTCGTtcgttttttcatattctgTAGAACCATCCGTTACGTTCGAGCAATAGCTGTTGCTTGAGTCGGATGTATGACCCTCATCGGTATATTCACTATTTcgatataattctttttccactttgtctGGTTGATCACgtgcaccttttttcgcACCCCCTGCGTCATAACAACAAGGGGAAATGCTACTTGACACGCTAAAGCGGCCACATTCATCGTCGTAATGGTAACTCCTCCTATTCCTCTGCAGATTGTGTTTGCTCGGCCCATTATGCACatgcaaacatttttttatgttatccTTGTAAGATAATAATTCCTCCAAATTGTAATTAATTTCCAAGTTAAGGTCTATATAGTGTTCctctttgcaatttttcagCAGAACGTCGTAGTTGACGCAGTAGGGGTTGTTTCTACCTCTTTCACTTTTGTgccagctttttttttttccttccctgcTGTGATGtttaagcattttttccGCCTGTCTATCCTCttcgtgcattttttttttctttcttcacatttGGTTAAGAAGTGGACAGGCGGGGCTACGCGGCAGGTGGGACAACGCGGTAGGAGGGACATCGCGATAAGGGGGGCATCGCGATAAGGGGGACAACGCGGCAGGTAGGACAACAAGATAGGGGAGACCATACGGTAGGAGGGACAATGCGAAAGGCGAGGGGCCCTGACATCCCACCGAGCGCGGATCGGGTATGAAGAGGTCTCGTACTATTCGCCATGTGTTGAGGGCATTCCGAAGTTTCGCCTTTTTGCGGGCGGAGGGCTCTCCAACGAACGGAGCGCTGCGAGGTATCGCTATTTTtgcggatttttttttctctccatcaCAGCATATGAGTTCACCCTACcgcttttttgtgcatttgtatttgttttcccccttggcggtagcaaaaaaaaaaaaaaaacaaaacgttGCGCAGCATATTGGGAACGCGCCGCACGGGAGGGGAGCCGAAATGGGGACTTCCCGTTATCACAGCACCGCCTCGCGTTACTGCGATTTGTgtgttttccccatttgaagATTCGAACGTTTGAAGCTTCGCAATGTTGACGCTTCGCAATGTTGACGCTTCACAATGTTGACGCTTCGCAAAGCTGATGCTTCgtgattttttcccctggcGCGAGCGCGTTGGGGTGGGGTGCCCCATCACCGCGCCACCCTCCTACGGGTGATGAAGCGGGACGAGGTAAGTTCCCCTGGGAAAGGgaccttttgcaaaatttgcgaaaatggaaaaatccTTTAACGCGCGAATGCCCTTTACAAAGGGAGGATCATTAGTAAATGTGGccatttcacaaaaaaaaggagcgggAAAAGGCGGGCACACGCGGCGAGCACGGCGGTGTggacatataaataaagagAGACATGAGAGTATAAACGTGCATTGTACAAAAGTAAACTTAAGTAAACATAAGATAAATTTAAACGCACATGTATGCGCCTGTTTAAGCGTCGAGGGCAGGACGGAGGGGTGAC
Protein-coding regions in this window:
- a CDS encoding hypothetical protein (putative) codes for the protein MHEEDRQAEKMLKHHSREGKKKSWHKSERGRNNPYCVNYDVLLKNCKEEHYIDLNLEINYNLEELLSYKDNIKKCLHVHNGPSKHNLQRNRRSYHYDDECGRFSVSSSISPCCYDAGGAKKGARDQPDKVEKELYRNSEYTDEGHTSDSSNSYCSNVTDGSTEYEKTNDMNFSQRITYDSTILEDKVNLFDTVLAPKGVNTNRKGGKYNAVCPQWDAKNGDNTNIDDSYVRTELSYEQRECEGEEEGASPFHERETSKGTFPSMNLDGHTLTNLKFQKKKYTNPTSQKVEEEILNKYEKIIKIMKYLRRVKNKYPEIETTVSILSNHIKNVTFNCEKMFDSRQELNDFLKKIYIYQIYLLKSKVPCLRLEKGQSRKIGSVPSGTGRE